The following coding sequences lie in one Saccharopolyspora hordei genomic window:
- a CDS encoding pentapeptide repeat-containing protein — protein sequence MLATFVREETRALRPTPHGACPDAPPTADVQATVTVLGRLHSRWGSQEVDLSGACLPHADLNDAHLSGADLTGADLTQASLDRADLAHADLGEADLSDAHLTEANLADAGLTLAVLDRAELTDAVLSHAVLARAHLSRAWLDRADLSDASLMEADLTDAHLSGADLTQADLNGARLRGAELTSADLSEACLGHADLTETDLAGADLTEAMLFQADLTGADLTGVLGWDTVRGAPPLGDP from the coding sequence GTGCTCGCCACCTTCGTCCGCGAGGAGACGAGGGCACTGCGGCCGACCCCGCACGGGGCCTGCCCCGACGCACCGCCCACAGCGGACGTGCAAGCCACGGTGACCGTGCTCGGCCGCCTGCACTCCCGGTGGGGCAGCCAGGAGGTGGACCTCTCCGGCGCCTGCCTCCCCCACGCCGACCTCAACGACGCCCACCTCTCGGGAGCTGACCTCACCGGCGCCGACCTCACCCAGGCCTCACTCGACCGCGCCGATCTCGCCCACGCTGATCTCGGCGAAGCCGACCTCTCCGACGCCCACCTCACCGAGGCGAACCTGGCCGACGCCGGCCTCACCCTCGCCGTGCTCGACCGCGCCGAGCTCACCGACGCCGTGCTCTCCCACGCCGTCCTCGCCCGTGCCCACCTGTCCCGGGCCTGGCTCGACCGCGCCGACCTCTCCGATGCCTCCCTCATGGAAGCCGACCTCACCGACGCGCACCTCTCCGGAGCCGACCTCACCCAGGCCGACCTCAACGGTGCCCGCTTGCGCGGAGCCGAACTCACCTCCGCCGACCTCAGCGAGGCCTGCCTCGGCCACGCGGACCTCACCGAGACAGACCTCGCCGGCGCCGACCTCACCGAAGCCATGTTGTTCCAAGCCGACCTCACCGGCGCCGACCTCACCGGAGTGCTCGGCTGGGACACCGTCAGGGGAGCCCCACCCCTCGGAGACCCGTGA
- a CDS encoding ATP-binding cassette domain-containing protein, with the protein MDVVLDDVSVEVAGSTLVDRLDLSVGSGEVVGLVGPNGSGKSTALRCLYRALRPTTGAVLLDGTDLASLPLAESARSVAALTQESRTELDFTVAEVVALGRAPHLRGNQQLTDADWELCRQAMRRTDVEHLAGRSVLSLSGGERQRVLIARALAQRPRVLVLDEPTNHLDVRHQVALLSFLRECGLTVLVALHDLNLAAATCDRLAVLSRGTVVRTGKPHEVLDPELVRDVFGVSVSLVTHPRTGAPQLLHDLTEPGGTP; encoded by the coding sequence GTGGACGTGGTGCTGGACGACGTGTCCGTGGAGGTCGCCGGCTCGACGCTGGTCGACCGGCTGGACCTGTCCGTGGGCAGCGGCGAGGTGGTGGGCCTCGTCGGCCCCAACGGCAGCGGCAAGTCCACCGCGCTGCGCTGCCTCTACCGGGCGCTGCGCCCCACCACCGGCGCGGTGCTGCTGGACGGGACGGACCTCGCTTCGCTGCCGCTGGCCGAGAGCGCGCGCTCGGTCGCCGCGCTCACCCAGGAGAGCCGCACCGAACTCGACTTCACGGTCGCGGAAGTCGTCGCGCTCGGCCGCGCCCCGCACCTGCGCGGCAACCAGCAGCTGACCGACGCGGACTGGGAGCTGTGCCGCCAGGCCATGCGGCGCACCGACGTCGAACACCTGGCGGGGCGCAGCGTCCTGTCGCTGTCCGGCGGCGAGCGGCAGCGCGTGCTCATCGCCCGCGCGCTCGCGCAGCGACCGCGGGTGCTGGTGCTCGACGAGCCGACGAACCACCTCGACGTGCGCCACCAGGTGGCCCTGCTGTCGTTCCTGCGCGAGTGCGGGCTCACCGTGCTCGTCGCGCTGCACGACCTCAACCTCGCCGCGGCCACCTGCGACCGGCTCGCCGTGCTGTCCCGAGGCACGGTCGTCCGCACCGGGAAGCCGCACGAGGTGCTGGACCCCGAGCTCGTCCGCGACGTCTTCGGCGTGTCCGTGTCGCTCGTGACGCACCCGCGCACCGGTGCGCCGCAACTGCTCCACGACCTGACCGAACCGGGAGGAACCCCATGA
- a CDS encoding ABC transporter substrate-binding protein, protein MTLRRTTALLGTAVLLAGCGATVQPPDPGDAAPVVVENCGERISYPLPQRAVAYDMSSTEKMFALGLADRMRGIVMPSTADPAVQRSPYLDDYRSVETLSTDVLSREVVVAAKADWVLAGWNSGFSEARGITPQLLADVGIRSYQHTESCFTYGSHPVKVPPLDALYTDLRQIGAIFHVPERAEALVSDLQRRAEALRQQRPAGEPARVFLYDSGTDQPFTSGAQAAPDALISLAGGRNIFSDLDQRWTTVGWEDVVRAAPEVIVVVDYGDRPVTDKIAFLQSHPALADSPAVRSGHFYVLDYGQAVSGPRNIDGAEQFAAYLRSIGR, encoded by the coding sequence ATGACCCTGCGTCGCACCACGGCCTTGCTGGGCACCGCCGTGCTCCTCGCGGGCTGCGGCGCGACCGTGCAGCCACCGGACCCCGGCGACGCCGCACCGGTGGTCGTCGAGAACTGCGGTGAGCGCATCAGCTACCCGCTGCCGCAGCGCGCGGTCGCCTACGACATGAGCAGCACCGAGAAGATGTTCGCGCTCGGCCTGGCCGACCGGATGCGCGGCATCGTGATGCCCTCCACCGCCGACCCCGCCGTGCAGCGCTCCCCGTACCTCGACGACTACCGGTCGGTGGAGACGCTCAGCACCGACGTGCTCAGCCGCGAAGTGGTCGTCGCCGCCAAGGCGGACTGGGTGCTCGCCGGCTGGAACTCGGGCTTCAGCGAAGCACGCGGCATCACCCCGCAGCTGCTGGCCGACGTCGGCATCCGCAGCTACCAGCACACCGAGAGCTGCTTCACCTACGGCTCGCACCCGGTGAAGGTGCCGCCACTGGACGCGCTCTACACCGACCTGCGGCAGATCGGCGCGATCTTCCACGTGCCGGAGCGGGCCGAAGCGCTGGTCTCCGACCTGCAACGGCGCGCCGAAGCGCTGCGGCAGCAGCGCCCGGCGGGCGAACCGGCGCGGGTGTTCCTCTACGACTCGGGCACCGACCAGCCCTTCACCTCCGGCGCACAAGCCGCACCGGACGCGCTCATCTCGTTGGCCGGCGGGCGGAACATCTTCAGCGACCTCGACCAGCGCTGGACCACCGTCGGCTGGGAGGACGTGGTGCGAGCGGCACCGGAGGTGATCGTCGTGGTCGACTACGGCGACCGCCCGGTCACCGACAAGATCGCGTTCCTGCAGTCGCACCCGGCGCTCGCCGACAGCCCCGCTGTCCGAAGTGGACACTTCTACGTGCTCGACTACGGGCAAGCCGTCAGCGGACCGCGGAACATCGACGGCGCCGAGCAGTTCGCCGCCTACCTGCGCTCGATCGGACGATGA
- a CDS encoding MBL fold metallo-hydrolase: protein MERGRDSLAVTFVGNATTVLRWHSFTLLTDPNFLHAGQLAHLGHGLTSKRLLEPAMQVEELPADLDAVLLSHLHGDHWDRAVRRKLDRGTPIVTTPHASRRLQGWHGFRRATGLRTWESQDLLKHDTYVRVTALPAVHAPGLVRYLLPPVMGSLVEFCTVGGGPLLRLYITGDTLLFDGVREIARRCPDIDVVIAHLGGTTIPGGLMVTMDARQGADLLEVVPARTLIPVHTDDYTVMKSSLADFLAEVRSRGLEDEVTVVERGETVEIACRAARGGTTPP from the coding sequence ATGGAGCGGGGCCGGGACTCGTTGGCGGTGACGTTCGTGGGCAACGCGACGACCGTGCTCCGGTGGCACTCGTTCACGCTGCTCACCGACCCGAACTTCCTGCACGCCGGGCAACTGGCCCACCTCGGGCACGGGCTGACCTCCAAGCGCCTGCTCGAACCCGCGATGCAGGTCGAGGAGCTGCCGGCCGACCTCGACGCCGTCCTGCTCTCCCACCTGCACGGGGACCACTGGGACCGCGCGGTCCGCCGGAAGCTCGACCGCGGCACACCGATCGTGACGACACCGCACGCTTCGCGCCGGCTCCAGGGCTGGCACGGCTTCCGCCGGGCGACCGGGCTGCGCACGTGGGAGTCGCAGGACCTGCTCAAGCACGACACGTACGTCCGGGTCACCGCACTGCCCGCGGTGCACGCGCCCGGCCTGGTGCGCTACCTGCTGCCGCCGGTCATGGGCAGCCTCGTCGAGTTCTGCACGGTGGGCGGCGGGCCCCTGCTCCGGCTCTACATCACCGGCGACACCCTGCTGTTCGACGGGGTGCGGGAGATCGCGCGTCGCTGTCCGGACATCGACGTGGTGATCGCGCACCTCGGCGGCACCACGATCCCCGGCGGGCTGATGGTGACGATGGACGCGCGACAGGGAGCCGACCTCCTGGAGGTGGTCCCCGCACGGACCCTGATCCCGGTGCACACCGACGACTACACCGTGATGAAGTCCTCCCTCGCCGACTTCCTGGCGGAGGTCCGCAGCCGCGGCCTGGAGGACGAGGTCACCGTCGTGGAGCGGGGCGAGACCGTGGAGATCGCGTGCCGCGCCGCCCGCGGGGGCACCACCCCGCCGTGA
- a CDS encoding GHMP kinase — protein MGIGRAPGHHGELLQGVFWDTLGEPRRGLVTLPISGSGTCAEFRPDLGTAPDALTVVPADRAKARRAAVLTLDLLGSALDTPVCGGLLRLTGDLPVGLGMGSSTSDIIAAVRAVADAFGVRMPASTVAALAVRAEQASDPLMLDDRPLLFAQREGRVLEVLGNALPPMVLLGCLTGAGRPVDTLRLPTVDTSWVEAYERLRRRLRRAVRTADLALLGAVSTESARLNQHLLPKEELPVLTEVARSSSAVGIQVAHSGNVAGVLFDPAAADLPHRLERCRTALARAGIAVTRVFHTSAARSRKDTPVVRPRR, from the coding sequence GTGGGGATCGGCCGCGCGCCGGGCCACCACGGGGAGCTCCTGCAAGGCGTCTTCTGGGACACGCTGGGCGAACCGCGCCGTGGTCTGGTCACGCTGCCGATCAGCGGGTCGGGCACCTGCGCGGAGTTCCGGCCGGACCTCGGTACGGCACCGGACGCCCTCACGGTGGTGCCCGCGGACCGGGCCAAGGCCCGGCGCGCGGCGGTGCTGACGTTGGACCTGCTCGGGTCCGCACTGGACACACCGGTGTGCGGCGGGCTGCTGCGGCTGACCGGCGACCTGCCGGTCGGGCTCGGCATGGGCTCGTCGACCAGCGACATCATCGCGGCCGTGCGCGCGGTCGCGGACGCCTTCGGCGTGCGGATGCCCGCGAGCACCGTGGCCGCACTCGCGGTCCGCGCCGAGCAGGCCAGCGACCCGCTCATGCTCGACGACCGCCCGCTGCTGTTCGCGCAACGCGAGGGACGCGTCCTCGAAGTGTTGGGCAACGCACTACCCCCGATGGTCCTCCTCGGCTGCCTCACCGGCGCCGGTCGACCGGTCGACACCCTGCGTCTGCCCACAGTGGACACCTCGTGGGTCGAGGCGTACGAACGGCTCCGCCGCCGGCTGAGGCGCGCGGTCCGCACCGCCGACCTCGCCCTGCTCGGCGCGGTCAGCACCGAGAGCGCCCGGCTCAACCAGCACCTGCTGCCCAAGGAAGAACTGCCGGTCCTCACCGAGGTGGCGCGGTCCTCCAGCGCGGTGGGGATCCAGGTGGCGCACAGCGGCAACGTCGCCGGCGTGCTGTTCGACCCCGCTGCCGCCGACCTGCCGCACCGGCTGGAGCGGTGCCGCACGGCCCTCGCCCGCGCCGGGATCGCGGTCACCCGGGTCTTCCACACCTCGGCAGCTCGTTCAAGGAAGGACACCCCCGTTGTACGACCACGTCGCTGA
- a CDS encoding iron ABC transporter permease, giving the protein MPELAPRVPLVLIAGPLTAVLLVSALVAIAVGPTAVPVADTARYLWAAVTGGSIRAEEFTDYAVVWQVRAPRVLLAAVVGAGLSAIGVAVQALVRNALADPFILGVSSGASVGASAVVSFGLFSSLGVLALSAAAFLGALGATALVYLVARTRTGLSPLRLVLIGVALAYGFQAAMSVIVFFAPFGESARTVLFWLLGSLGGATWESLPIAAVAVLVAVVLLVRQGRALDVLAMGDETAASLGVDATRLRRGLFLLTAVVTGAIVAVSGAIGFIGLVMPHLVRIVVGAAHRRVLVVAPLAGAVLLVWVDLVSRTAFAPRELPLGVITALIGVPVFVTLMRRRSYLFGGN; this is encoded by the coding sequence GTGCCCGAGTTGGCGCCGCGCGTGCCGCTGGTGCTCATCGCTGGGCCGCTCACCGCGGTGCTGCTGGTGTCCGCACTGGTCGCGATCGCGGTGGGGCCGACGGCCGTGCCGGTGGCCGACACCGCGCGCTACCTGTGGGCCGCGGTCACCGGCGGGTCGATCAGGGCCGAGGAGTTCACCGACTACGCGGTGGTCTGGCAGGTCCGCGCGCCGCGCGTGCTGCTGGCCGCGGTCGTCGGGGCCGGGTTGAGCGCCATCGGCGTCGCGGTGCAGGCGTTGGTGCGCAACGCGCTCGCCGACCCGTTCATCCTCGGCGTCTCGTCCGGGGCGTCGGTGGGCGCCAGCGCCGTCGTGTCCTTCGGGCTGTTCTCCTCGCTGGGCGTCCTCGCGCTGTCCGCGGCCGCGTTCCTCGGGGCGCTCGGGGCGACCGCGCTGGTCTACCTGGTCGCCCGCACCCGGACCGGGTTGAGCCCGCTGCGGTTGGTGCTCATCGGCGTCGCCCTGGCCTACGGGTTCCAGGCCGCCATGAGCGTCATCGTGTTCTTCGCGCCGTTCGGGGAATCCGCGCGCACCGTGCTGTTCTGGCTGCTGGGCAGCCTCGGCGGCGCCACCTGGGAGTCACTGCCCATCGCCGCCGTCGCCGTCCTGGTCGCCGTGGTGCTGCTGGTGCGACAGGGGCGCGCGCTGGACGTGCTGGCGATGGGCGACGAGACCGCCGCCAGCCTCGGTGTCGACGCGACGCGCCTGCGGCGCGGACTGTTCCTGCTCACCGCCGTGGTCACCGGGGCGATCGTGGCCGTCAGCGGCGCCATCGGGTTCATCGGGCTGGTCATGCCGCACCTGGTGCGCATCGTGGTCGGTGCCGCGCACCGCCGGGTCCTGGTGGTCGCGCCGCTGGCCGGTGCCGTGCTGCTGGTGTGGGTGGACCTGGTCTCCCGCACCGCGTTCGCGCCGCGGGAACTGCCGCTGGGCGTCATCACCGCGCTCATCGGGGTGCCCGTGTTCGTCACGCTGATGCGCCGCCGCAGCTACCTGTTCGGGGGGAACTGA
- a CDS encoding DUF6292 family protein → MTSRAVGGLVNYVRSVSGGLGSEVCDIDVDVDSGLATVLVEVRSRVPALPEYPLLLTWDEVSGWALRVLTDDAGETVSLEFLGESILPAPETVQEFLLDAIRGRSPGTLAPPAFRLPNADDGLENRLARFDG, encoded by the coding sequence ATGACGAGCCGAGCGGTCGGTGGGTTGGTCAACTACGTCCGGAGCGTGTCCGGAGGACTCGGCAGCGAGGTCTGCGACATCGACGTCGACGTCGACAGCGGCCTGGCGACGGTGCTGGTCGAGGTGCGTTCGCGCGTCCCCGCGCTGCCGGAGTACCCGCTGCTGCTGACCTGGGACGAGGTCAGTGGTTGGGCCCTGCGCGTGCTGACCGACGACGCCGGGGAGACCGTCTCGCTGGAGTTCCTGGGAGAGAGCATCCTGCCCGCTCCCGAGACGGTGCAGGAGTTCCTCCTCGACGCGATCCGGGGACGCAGCCCGGGCACCCTGGCGCCGCCGGCGTTCCGGCTGCCCAACGCCGACGACGGGCTGGAGAACCGGCTCGCGCGGTTCGACGGCTGA
- a CDS encoding methyltransferase yields the protein MAHPVLPDQLPEPLPAAQIIALNRPGPDLHTTRCYEWNGWTFTVPPGVFRPGATSRMVHERLLDGTIDVEGRVYVAMGVGLGVEAVVAGRRGAAEVHACDVDPASVRAAQQCFDELAAPTSSSTFVPVVSDLFEEFPPGFRADVITFNPPAVSQRVSDDPAVVRNVCTGSPLVARFFTQIAERRLLAPGGEVFLIVSNTADLRAIIGHATGLGFATEIAHLHDWQDGVLTYLFRLTEEDR from the coding sequence GTGGCACACCCAGTGCTCCCCGACCAGCTCCCCGAACCCCTGCCCGCAGCGCAGATCATCGCGCTCAACCGGCCCGGGCCCGACCTGCACACCACCCGCTGCTACGAGTGGAACGGGTGGACCTTCACCGTGCCGCCCGGCGTGTTCCGCCCCGGGGCGACCAGCCGGATGGTCCACGAACGCCTGCTCGACGGGACCATCGACGTCGAGGGCCGGGTGTACGTGGCGATGGGTGTCGGGCTCGGCGTGGAAGCCGTGGTGGCCGGGCGCCGCGGCGCTGCCGAGGTCCACGCCTGCGACGTCGACCCCGCCAGCGTGCGCGCCGCGCAGCAGTGCTTCGACGAGCTGGCCGCGCCCACCAGCAGCAGCACCTTCGTCCCGGTCGTCTCCGACCTCTTCGAGGAGTTCCCGCCCGGGTTTCGCGCCGACGTCATCACCTTCAACCCGCCCGCCGTCAGCCAGCGGGTCAGCGACGACCCGGCGGTCGTGCGCAACGTCTGCACGGGCAGCCCGCTGGTGGCTCGGTTCTTCACGCAGATCGCCGAGCGCCGCCTGCTGGCCCCCGGCGGCGAGGTGTTCCTGATCGTGTCCAACACCGCGGACCTGCGGGCCATCATCGGCCACGCCACCGGGCTCGGGTTCGCGACCGAGATCGCCCACCTGCACGACTGGCAGGACGGCGTGCTGACCTACCTGTTCCGGCTGACCGAGGAGGACCGATGA
- a CDS encoding DUF6480 family protein: MSEHTSSPEPDPEPDRTPGLEAGGSVPPGETPPESASATEGLSHTSRASANPTKWVWLVVIAVVVVLVAGFFVFWAIGAVS, from the coding sequence ATGTCGGAGCACACGTCGTCGCCCGAACCCGACCCGGAGCCGGACCGCACGCCGGGCCTGGAGGCGGGCGGGTCCGTACCGCCGGGGGAGACGCCGCCCGAGTCGGCGTCCGCGACCGAAGGCCTCTCCCACACGAGCCGCGCCTCCGCGAACCCCACGAAGTGGGTGTGGCTCGTCGTGATCGCCGTCGTGGTGGTGCTCGTCGCCGGGTTCTTCGTGTTCTGGGCGATCGGGGCGGTGTCCTGA
- a CDS encoding Rossmann-like domain-containing protein — protein sequence MTVATVAELTTQVLAGEHGPDPAELTATSVFWLHHGTRLAGGDTTYLNQYVLVRVGGSFGACAFEAGELDPAIGREASGSPLDELLRDARTPLRIAALDAYLAEVRPHRESDAEPVTLPAGTPERRAQARDAAIAELLDIAPGARVALIGVVNPLVAAIRERGGACLPCDLNLRRTQWGDPVAESMTEVLAPADAVVATGMTVSNGTFDHVLEHCRERAVPLVVYAQTGSAVARAFLGSGVTALSAEPFPFSQFSADPTVLYRYRAEAA from the coding sequence ATGACCGTGGCCACGGTCGCCGAGCTGACCACCCAGGTGCTCGCCGGGGAGCACGGCCCCGACCCTGCGGAGCTGACCGCGACCAGCGTGTTCTGGCTGCACCACGGGACCCGGCTGGCCGGCGGCGACACCACCTACCTCAACCAGTACGTGCTGGTGCGCGTCGGCGGGTCCTTCGGCGCCTGCGCCTTCGAGGCCGGGGAGCTCGACCCGGCGATCGGCCGGGAAGCGTCCGGATCCCCGCTCGACGAGCTGCTCCGCGACGCCCGCACCCCGCTGCGCATCGCCGCGCTCGACGCCTACCTGGCCGAGGTGCGCCCGCACCGCGAGTCGGACGCCGAGCCGGTCACCCTCCCCGCCGGCACGCCCGAACGGCGCGCGCAGGCACGGGACGCCGCGATCGCGGAGCTGTTGGACATCGCCCCCGGCGCGCGGGTGGCGCTGATCGGGGTGGTCAACCCGCTCGTCGCCGCGATCCGGGAGCGCGGCGGGGCGTGCCTGCCGTGCGACCTCAACCTCCGCCGGACCCAGTGGGGCGATCCGGTCGCCGAGTCCATGACCGAGGTGCTGGCACCGGCCGACGCCGTCGTGGCCACCGGGATGACGGTGAGCAACGGCACGTTCGACCACGTCCTGGAGCACTGCCGCGAGCGAGCGGTGCCGCTGGTGGTCTACGCGCAGACGGGCAGCGCGGTGGCGCGGGCGTTCCTCGGCTCCGGCGTGACCGCACTGTCGGCGGAACCGTTCCCGTTCTCGCAGTTCAGCGCCGATCCCACGGTGCTGTACCGGTACCGGGCGGAGGCGGCGTGA
- a CDS encoding pyridoxal-phosphate dependent enzyme, protein MYDHVADAIGRPDLVRLEDGLVCLRFETMKVVSALGAVRHLLDHGVVRPGDTLLDSSSGIYAYALALACHRYGLHCHIIGSTTVDEALRTQLAVLGATLEQVEPSHDLKLDQSRRVQRLREVLAENPHFHWMRQYHDDIHYLGYRAVAEELERQLGAEAITIVGGVGSGASTGALATFLRDSSDDVQLVGVQPFGSVTFGSEHVADPDIIIAGIGSSIPFGNVAHELYDAIHWISFTAALSGSVDLLRRHAVFAGLSTGAGYLAARWERDARPERTVVFIAADTGHRYTDSVFRRHHEAVDLAALAPRHVSTTDDLALPWSRMRWGRSSAPRQAAA, encoded by the coding sequence TTGTACGACCACGTCGCTGACGCGATCGGCCGGCCGGACCTGGTCCGGCTCGAGGACGGCCTGGTGTGCCTGCGGTTCGAGACGATGAAGGTGGTCTCCGCGCTCGGCGCGGTGCGCCACCTGCTCGACCACGGCGTGGTGCGGCCGGGCGACACCCTGCTGGACAGCTCCAGCGGCATCTACGCCTACGCGCTCGCCCTGGCCTGCCACCGCTACGGCCTGCACTGCCACATCATCGGCTCCACCACCGTCGACGAGGCGCTGCGCACCCAGCTGGCGGTGCTGGGCGCGACGCTGGAACAGGTGGAGCCCTCCCACGACCTGAAGCTGGACCAGAGCCGCCGGGTGCAGCGTCTCCGCGAGGTCCTCGCGGAGAACCCGCACTTCCACTGGATGCGCCAGTACCACGACGACATCCACTACCTCGGCTACCGGGCGGTGGCCGAGGAGCTGGAGCGGCAGCTGGGTGCCGAGGCCATCACGATCGTCGGCGGCGTCGGGTCCGGCGCGTCCACCGGTGCGCTGGCGACGTTCCTGCGCGACAGCTCCGACGACGTGCAGCTGGTCGGGGTGCAGCCGTTCGGCAGCGTCACCTTCGGCAGCGAGCACGTCGCCGACCCCGACATCATCATCGCCGGCATCGGCAGCTCGATCCCGTTCGGCAACGTCGCCCACGAGCTCTACGACGCGATCCACTGGATCTCGTTCACCGCCGCCCTCTCCGGCAGCGTCGACCTGCTGCGCAGGCACGCGGTCTTCGCCGGGCTGTCCACCGGCGCCGGGTACCTGGCGGCGCGCTGGGAACGCGACGCGCGCCCGGAGCGGACGGTGGTGTTCATCGCGGCGGACACCGGCCACCGCTACACCGACTCGGTCTTCCGCCGCCACCACGAGGCCGTCGACCTCGCCGCGCTCGCTCCGCGCCACGTGTCCACGACGGACGACCTCGCACTCCCCTGGTCGCGGATGCGGTGGGGCCGCTCCTCCGCTCCGCGGCAGGCCGCCGCCTGA
- a CDS encoding MFS transporter, translating to MTTPTAPHVPETRSAFRDPAFLRLWAGTTASGLATWALPFVLGLAVLDRSLTPVALGLLLAARTAGFLTAVPISGVVADRCSRRTVVLWSGLAAALALPVIALGLGWSVPVTAAAAAVAGAGQGACRPAFQALTAEVVAEGHRQQANAAMTVAVRVSTLVAPGATALLAVLVDVPVLLLGIGGLWLVAALLPPAGTATAPEAGPRTSFTADFVNGLREARRHPWFLAGLGALTAVIATGYSATGVLLPVISRDRYGGEAVLAAATTAYIVGALLGAVVVARWRPRARGWAALAGLGCYAFAPLSLLVPVHPAVVVGAYVVAGLGIELFNVPWFTAIQREVEPGTLARVSALDFLFSYGLAPLGLALVAPAAELVGAPAVLLTCTLVCALAPAIAALAPTSRTFSRSGVKPAAG from the coding sequence GTGACCACCCCGACCGCACCGCACGTGCCCGAAACCCGTTCAGCCTTCCGCGATCCGGCCTTCCTGCGGCTGTGGGCCGGGACGACGGCGTCCGGCCTGGCGACCTGGGCGCTGCCGTTCGTGCTGGGTCTGGCGGTCCTCGACCGCTCGCTCACGCCGGTGGCGCTCGGGCTGCTGCTGGCCGCGCGCACGGCGGGCTTCCTCACGGCGGTCCCGATCAGCGGTGTCGTGGCCGACCGGTGCTCGCGCCGCACCGTCGTGCTGTGGTCCGGACTGGCCGCCGCGCTCGCGCTGCCGGTGATCGCGCTCGGGCTGGGCTGGTCGGTGCCGGTGACGGCCGCCGCAGCCGCCGTGGCGGGCGCCGGGCAGGGCGCGTGCCGCCCCGCGTTCCAGGCGCTGACGGCGGAAGTCGTCGCCGAGGGGCACCGCCAGCAGGCCAACGCCGCCATGACCGTGGCGGTGCGCGTCAGCACGCTGGTCGCGCCGGGGGCCACCGCGCTGCTGGCGGTGCTCGTCGACGTCCCGGTGCTGCTGCTGGGCATCGGCGGCCTCTGGCTGGTCGCCGCCCTGCTCCCGCCGGCGGGCACCGCGACCGCACCCGAGGCGGGTCCCCGGACGTCGTTCACCGCCGACTTCGTCAACGGGCTCCGCGAAGCGCGCCGGCACCCGTGGTTCCTCGCCGGGCTCGGCGCGCTGACCGCGGTGATCGCCACCGGGTACTCGGCCACCGGTGTGCTGCTCCCCGTGATCAGCCGGGACCGCTACGGCGGTGAAGCCGTGCTCGCCGCGGCGACCACGGCCTACATCGTCGGGGCGCTCCTCGGCGCGGTGGTCGTCGCGCGCTGGCGGCCCCGCGCCCGGGGCTGGGCCGCGCTGGCCGGGCTCGGCTGCTACGCGTTCGCCCCGCTGAGCCTGCTGGTCCCCGTCCACCCGGCGGTCGTCGTCGGCGCCTACGTGGTGGCCGGGCTGGGCATCGAACTGTTCAACGTCCCCTGGTTCACCGCGATCCAGCGCGAGGTCGAGCCGGGCACGCTGGCCCGGGTGTCCGCCCTGGACTTCCTGTTCTCCTACGGCCTCGCGCCGCTGGGCCTGGCCCTCGTCGCCCCGGCGGCCGAGCTGGTCGGGGCCCCGGCGGTCCTGCTCACCTGCACCCTGGTCTGCGCCCTGGCCCCGGCGATCGCGGCGCTGGCGCCGACCAGCCGGACCTTCTCCCGCAGCGGCGTCAAGCCGGCCGCAGGGTGA
- a CDS encoding TetR/AcrR family transcriptional regulator, which yields MSPAPPPGSVRPGGRTARTRARVLAAVSAELAENGYDALTVDAVAARSGVHRTTVYRRWRDVGGLLTDLLDATTADDWQPADTGSLRGDLAALNREVQAALTERPSVAAAVIAASFRSAENARALRRMWQDRYARCGVIVDRAVERGELPPDVDARALLVAATAPLYHELVLLGTPPDPGLPDRAAESAVLAASAGAFTRS from the coding sequence ATGAGCCCCGCACCTCCCCCGGGCAGCGTGCGACCGGGCGGCCGCACCGCGCGGACGCGTGCCCGCGTGCTCGCCGCGGTCAGCGCGGAGCTGGCGGAGAACGGCTACGACGCGCTCACCGTGGACGCCGTCGCGGCCCGCTCAGGCGTGCACCGCACCACGGTGTACCGCCGCTGGCGCGACGTCGGCGGCCTGCTCACCGACCTGCTCGATGCGACGACCGCCGACGACTGGCAGCCCGCGGACACCGGCTCCCTGCGCGGTGACCTCGCCGCCCTGAACCGGGAAGTCCAGGCGGCGCTGACGGAACGCCCGTCGGTCGCCGCTGCCGTGATCGCCGCGTCGTTCCGCTCCGCGGAGAACGCGCGGGCGTTGCGGAGGATGTGGCAGGACCGCTACGCCCGCTGCGGCGTCATCGTCGACCGCGCGGTCGAGCGCGGCGAGCTCCCGCCCGACGTCGACGCGCGCGCCCTGCTGGTCGCCGCGACCGCACCGCTCTACCACGAGCTGGTGCTGCTCGGCACGCCACCCGACCCGGGACTCCCCGACCGCGCGGCCGAGAGCGCCGTGCTCGCCGCGTCCGCGGGCGCGTTCACCCGCTCCTGA